From a region of the Bradyrhizobium sp. KBS0727 genome:
- a CDS encoding CaiB/BaiF CoA-transferase family protein — protein sequence MTTILEGLKVIDCGSFIAAAIAGTVLADFGADVVKVEPPGTGDAYRHVTRNPGMPKSEHNYGWLLDNRNKRGLALNLASPEGQEVLHRLVKDTDVFITNQPLAIRKKLGIDYERLSALNDRLIYASFTGYGETGAEANKPGFDLTAYWARSGLMDQVVPNAGATPARALSGMGDHPSGISLFAAIMLALYQREKTGRGAHVGSSLIANGMWANGVWTQAALCGATFQPRPPRDHSFNALSCYYQCRDGGWLLLALVNEDKHFPVLAKCLGHEELVIDPRFADRASRSKNSRELIAALDAAFATRDSGDWQALFKENGLVFEAVATMDQVASDKQALDTEVLIPFEGDTLMTVNSPFFVTGSRKVTPRKPPALGQHSEQILREAGYDDAAIAQMRERNIFG from the coding sequence ATGACCACCATTCTTGAAGGCTTGAAGGTCATCGATTGCGGCAGTTTCATTGCCGCGGCAATCGCGGGCACCGTGCTGGCGGACTTTGGAGCCGATGTCGTCAAGGTCGAACCGCCGGGAACCGGCGATGCCTACCGGCATGTGACCAGGAATCCCGGCATGCCGAAGTCCGAGCACAACTATGGATGGCTGCTGGACAATCGCAACAAGCGCGGCCTCGCCCTCAATCTGGCTTCGCCGGAAGGGCAGGAAGTTTTACACAGACTCGTCAAGGATACCGACGTTTTCATCACCAACCAGCCGCTCGCGATCCGCAAGAAGCTGGGTATCGACTACGAACGGCTCTCGGCGCTGAACGACCGGCTGATCTACGCGTCTTTCACCGGTTATGGCGAGACCGGCGCCGAGGCGAATAAGCCCGGTTTCGACCTTACCGCGTACTGGGCGCGTTCCGGCCTGATGGATCAGGTGGTTCCGAATGCCGGCGCCACTCCGGCGCGCGCGCTGAGCGGTATGGGCGATCACCCCTCCGGCATCTCGCTGTTCGCGGCGATCATGCTGGCGCTCTATCAGCGTGAGAAGACCGGCCGCGGCGCGCATGTCGGATCGTCGCTGATCGCCAACGGCATGTGGGCAAACGGCGTATGGACACAGGCAGCGCTGTGCGGTGCGACCTTCCAGCCGCGTCCACCGCGCGACCACAGCTTCAACGCGCTTTCCTGCTACTATCAGTGCCGGGATGGTGGCTGGCTGCTTTTGGCGCTGGTGAACGAGGACAAGCACTTTCCCGTTCTCGCCAAATGTCTCGGCCACGAGGAACTGGTCATCGACCCGCGCTTCGCGGACCGGGCCTCGCGCTCCAAGAACTCGCGGGAGCTGATCGCGGCCCTCGACGCGGCCTTCGCCACCCGCGACAGCGGCGACTGGCAGGCGTTGTTCAAGGAAAACGGCCTGGTGTTCGAGGCAGTGGCGACCATGGACCAGGTCGCGAGCGACAAGCAGGCCCTCGACACAGAAGTCCTGATCCCGTTCGAGGGAGATACCCTGATGACGGTCAACAGCCCGTTCTTCGTCACCGGCTCGAGGAAGGTGACGCCGCGCAAGCCGCCCGCGCTCGGCCAGCATAGCGAACAGATCCTGCGCGAGGCCGGCTACGACGACGCGGCAATCGCACAAATGCGCGAGAGAAACATTTTCGGATAG
- a CDS encoding SDR family oxidoreductase, with protein MTGSLGGQTALVTAGASGIGRVIAEQLTEAGARCMVCDVDAVAVADYAAAFGANLAIQADVANEAQVDALFGQIERQLGGLDILVNNAGISGPTLPAEELSLDDWRRTLAVNLDGHFLCSRRAIPLLRAAGGGSIVNMSSIGGRLGYPKRAAYAAAKWGIIGFTKTLSIELGPFGIRVNAIQPGMVEGPRVERVMREKADSIGVSYDTLHERALQRISLRRGVRAEDIAGLVLFLVGDSGRNISGQAIPVDGDQTSLG; from the coding sequence ATGACCGGCTCGCTTGGAGGGCAAACCGCATTGGTGACGGCGGGGGCTTCCGGAATCGGCCGCGTCATCGCAGAGCAACTGACCGAAGCCGGCGCCCGCTGCATGGTCTGCGACGTCGACGCCGTGGCGGTCGCCGACTATGCAGCGGCGTTCGGTGCCAATCTCGCGATTCAGGCCGACGTCGCTAACGAAGCGCAGGTTGATGCGCTATTCGGCCAGATCGAGCGACAACTCGGCGGCCTCGACATCCTCGTCAACAATGCCGGCATCTCGGGCCCGACCTTGCCGGCGGAAGAACTGTCGCTCGACGACTGGCGCCGAACCCTCGCCGTCAATCTCGACGGCCATTTCCTCTGCTCGCGGCGCGCGATCCCGTTGCTGCGTGCCGCAGGCGGCGGCAGCATCGTCAACATGTCGTCGATCGGCGGCCGGCTCGGCTATCCGAAACGGGCCGCCTATGCAGCGGCCAAATGGGGCATCATCGGGTTCACGAAGACATTGTCGATTGAGCTTGGGCCATTCGGCATCCGCGTCAATGCCATTCAGCCGGGAATGGTCGAAGGCCCGCGCGTCGAGCGCGTGATGCGTGAGAAGGCCGATTCCATCGGCGTCTCCTACGATACCCTGCACGAACGAGCGCTGCAGCGCATATCACTGCGACGCGGGGTTAGGGCCGAAGACATCGCGGGGCTTGTTCTCTTTCTCGTCGGCGACAGCGGACGAAATATTTCCGGGCAAGCGATCCCCGTCGACGGAGACCAGACCAGCCTCGGATGA
- a CDS encoding 3-hydroxyacyl-CoA dehydrogenase NAD-binding domain-containing protein, with amino-acid sequence MPTPANHAAVLGRYRNVCVIGAGVIGTSWTALFLAHGLNVVVNDPQPDIEATVKAGLIKIAPTLRALGLPHESLDRNLRFEPDLERAMAGADLVQENGPERAEWKQQLWARIELVVPKHALLLSSSSARPATEQSQKMKDASRLLVGHPFNPPHLIPLVEVVPGERTAPEATADAVAFYEALGKVPRVLKKEIQGFVANRLQRAIMREACYLVQEGVVTVDELDDIVTSSIGLRWAVNGPFSSFHMGGGPKGLESFFEHLGKNMAASFQVISPVYLDDGLKQRVVAQAAASFGKTPIPQMERQRDDAQLALLHALATVASHHGEPQS; translated from the coding sequence ATGCCGACACCAGCGAACCATGCGGCCGTGCTCGGCCGCTATCGCAACGTCTGCGTCATCGGGGCCGGCGTGATCGGCACTTCGTGGACCGCCCTATTCCTGGCCCACGGGCTGAATGTTGTTGTCAACGACCCGCAGCCCGACATCGAGGCAACGGTCAAGGCCGGCTTGATCAAGATCGCGCCGACCCTGCGCGCCCTCGGGCTACCCCACGAATCGCTGGACAGGAACCTGCGCTTCGAGCCCGACCTGGAACGCGCCATGGCCGGCGCCGACCTCGTGCAGGAGAATGGTCCCGAACGCGCCGAATGGAAGCAGCAGTTGTGGGCGCGTATCGAGTTGGTCGTCCCGAAGCACGCACTGTTGCTATCGTCGAGTTCGGCCCGCCCGGCCACCGAGCAGTCACAAAAGATGAAGGACGCAAGCCGCCTGCTCGTCGGCCATCCGTTCAACCCGCCGCATCTGATCCCGCTGGTCGAGGTCGTTCCGGGCGAGCGTACTGCCCCGGAGGCTACCGCCGACGCGGTCGCGTTCTACGAAGCGCTCGGCAAGGTGCCCCGGGTGCTCAAGAAGGAGATCCAGGGCTTCGTCGCCAACCGGCTGCAGCGCGCGATCATGCGCGAGGCGTGTTATCTCGTGCAGGAAGGCGTGGTTACCGTCGATGAACTGGACGACATCGTCACCAGTTCGATCGGCCTGCGGTGGGCCGTGAACGGGCCGTTCAGCTCGTTCCACATGGGGGGCGGACCGAAGGGGCTGGAGTCCTTCTTCGAGCACCTCGGAAAAAACATGGCGGCTTCGTTCCAGGTGATTTCGCCGGTTTACCTCGACGACGGGCTCAAACAACGCGTGGTCGCCCAGGCCGCGGCCTCGTTCGGCAAGACGCCGATCCCGCAGATGGAGCGCCAGCGCGACGACGCCCAGCTTGCGTTGCTGCACGCGCTGGCAACGGTTGCCTCCCACCACGGTGAACCTCAGTCATGA
- a CDS encoding acetoacetate decarboxylase, giving the protein MKQEDVLKQFTTPIGAPAYPRGPFRFTNREYLNILYRTDIEALRAVVPEPLEIDDPLVRWEIMRMPDTEGYGDYTECGQVIQVRFGKEKGEYLHSMYLDNLPALAAGREVSAYPKRLGAPRLYVDSDTLVGTLDYGTLRVATATMGYKHRKVDLEKAKAEICVPTFMLKILWNYDSPKPSGEPRICELLRTEITDVTVKGAWTGPARLQLFAHALAPMADFPVREVLSASHILTDLTLARAKRCHDYLDKAR; this is encoded by the coding sequence ATGAAGCAGGAAGATGTCCTCAAGCAGTTCACGACGCCCATCGGCGCGCCGGCCTATCCACGCGGACCGTTCCGGTTCACCAATCGCGAGTATCTCAACATCCTGTATCGGACCGACATCGAGGCTTTGCGCGCGGTCGTTCCCGAGCCGCTGGAAATCGATGATCCGCTGGTGCGCTGGGAGATCATGCGTATGCCCGACACCGAGGGCTACGGCGACTACACCGAGTGCGGGCAGGTGATCCAGGTGCGCTTCGGCAAGGAAAAGGGCGAGTATCTGCACTCGATGTACCTCGACAACCTGCCGGCGCTGGCAGCGGGTCGTGAGGTCAGCGCCTACCCGAAGAGGCTCGGCGCGCCGCGGCTCTACGTCGACTCCGATACGCTAGTCGGCACGCTTGACTACGGCACGCTGCGCGTGGCCACGGCAACCATGGGCTACAAACACCGCAAGGTGGACCTCGAGAAGGCGAAGGCCGAGATTTGCGTGCCGACCTTCATGCTGAAGATCCTGTGGAACTACGACAGCCCGAAGCCTAGCGGCGAGCCACGGATCTGCGAACTGTTGCGCACCGAGATCACCGACGTCACCGTCAAGGGCGCTTGGACCGGCCCGGCGCGGCTGCAGTTGTTCGCGCATGCCCTGGCACCGATGGCCGACTTTCCGGTTCGAGAGGTCCTCTCGGCCAGCCACATCCTGACCGACCTGACGCTGGCGCGCGCAAAGCGCTGCCACGATTATCTCGACAAGGCACGCTGA
- a CDS encoding AraC family transcriptional regulator: MVGTSKQHLPASEEPLRSPPSYEQRIFSPHSIAAIVAELSRQGKDASVSLEGTDLAEWQLGAHTTKVSYRQLDVMIRNALRLSDDPAIALRVGQRMRVTAYGMYGYALLSSATQAEARDFSARYIRIVGPFCDFSIVYEGASVIVTIEPMHWPNPAEDVHRFAIEFALSAHLTVIRDRTGQAFRFSRVLLDYAAPPHAAVYESVFECPVLFKQRNCGYEHDRDDSPLALADPRTHAMAHEMCEQLLSEVNYAGGVAADIRRILIEQPGRYPSIDAIAEKLAMYPRALRRKLEAEGTSYRDLLAEIRMRLAIEYLRKTQMTNEEIASRLGYSDAANFRHAFMRWTGKSPSDFRGGGRV; this comes from the coding sequence ATGGTCGGGACCAGTAAGCAGCACCTGCCGGCCAGTGAGGAACCACTGCGATCGCCGCCCAGCTACGAGCAGCGCATTTTTTCGCCGCATTCTATTGCCGCGATCGTCGCCGAGCTCAGCAGGCAGGGCAAGGATGCATCGGTGTCGCTTGAAGGAACCGACCTTGCCGAATGGCAGCTCGGTGCCCACACGACGAAAGTCTCCTACCGGCAGCTCGACGTCATGATTCGCAACGCATTGCGCTTGTCGGACGATCCCGCCATCGCGTTGCGGGTCGGGCAGCGGATGCGGGTCACGGCGTACGGGATGTACGGATACGCGCTATTGAGCAGCGCGACCCAGGCGGAAGCGCGCGATTTCTCCGCCCGGTACATCCGCATCGTCGGGCCGTTCTGCGATTTCTCAATCGTGTACGAAGGCGCGTCCGTCATCGTCACGATCGAGCCGATGCACTGGCCGAACCCGGCGGAGGACGTCCATCGTTTCGCCATCGAGTTCGCTTTGTCCGCACATCTGACCGTGATCAGGGATCGTACCGGTCAGGCCTTCAGGTTCTCCCGCGTCTTGCTGGACTATGCTGCGCCGCCGCACGCGGCTGTCTACGAAAGCGTGTTCGAGTGCCCGGTCCTGTTCAAGCAGCGCAACTGCGGATATGAGCACGATCGCGACGACAGCCCATTGGCGCTCGCGGACCCCCGGACCCACGCGATGGCCCACGAGATGTGCGAGCAGCTCCTGAGCGAGGTCAACTACGCGGGCGGCGTTGCCGCCGACATCAGGCGAATCTTGATCGAGCAGCCTGGCCGATATCCCAGTATCGATGCCATAGCCGAGAAGCTGGCGATGTATCCGCGCGCGCTGCGGCGCAAGCTTGAAGCGGAAGGCACCTCGTATCGCGATCTGCTGGCTGAAATACGCATGCGTCTTGCCATCGAGTACCTGCGCAAGACGCAAATGACCAATGAAGAGATCGCCAGCCGGCTGGGCTACAGCGACGCTGCAAACTTCCGGCACGCATTCATGCGCTGGACCGGCAAGAGCCCGTCCGATTTCCGGGGCGGCGGGCGCGTATAG
- a CDS encoding AraC family transcriptional regulator, with the protein MVYRPSPNRVQRVHTVQRIAAVVDVLRDDGVSVSRVLDGTGLGAAELKSPETRVSYQQVETVFRNASRLSRDPAIAFRAGQRMHIMGYGMYGYALLSSPTRAEGIDFAAKYSRILGTVADATFSRDEDTATYVVEPIVSRNPVDDVYRFALEFAFATYQTLSRELYGTAFKFAAVRATYAAPPHARVYRRIFQCPILFAQPGNALEFDAAWIDHPLVRPDPIMNVIAGEMCEQFLEDANREGGTAADVRRILLEHPGHFPRIEAIATELSMHPRTLRRRLDAEQVTYREIVAEVRLTLAVEYLRNTQMTNEEIAVRLDYSDAANFRHAFVRWTGKSPSDFRGGSS; encoded by the coding sequence ATGGTGTATCGCCCATCCCCCAATCGCGTTCAACGCGTTCATACGGTTCAGCGAATCGCCGCGGTCGTCGATGTTCTCCGCGACGACGGTGTGTCGGTTTCGCGCGTGCTGGACGGCACCGGGCTCGGGGCCGCGGAACTCAAGTCACCTGAAACACGCGTGTCGTATCAGCAGGTGGAGACCGTGTTCCGGAATGCGAGCCGGCTGTCGAGGGACCCGGCCATCGCGTTCCGGGCCGGGCAGCGGATGCACATCATGGGCTATGGCATGTACGGCTATGCTCTGCTGAGTAGTCCGACCCGGGCGGAAGGGATCGACTTCGCCGCCAAATACAGCCGAATTCTCGGGACCGTCGCCGACGCGACATTTTCGCGCGATGAAGATACCGCAACCTACGTTGTGGAGCCGATCGTGTCGCGTAATCCCGTCGACGACGTCTATCGCTTCGCGCTGGAGTTCGCCTTCGCGACGTACCAGACGCTGAGCCGGGAGTTGTACGGAACCGCATTCAAATTCGCGGCCGTGCGCGCGACCTACGCGGCGCCGCCGCATGCGCGGGTCTACAGACGTATCTTCCAATGTCCGATCCTGTTCGCCCAGCCGGGAAACGCACTGGAGTTCGACGCGGCATGGATCGACCATCCGCTGGTTCGCCCCGATCCGATCATGAATGTGATTGCCGGCGAGATGTGTGAGCAGTTTCTCGAGGATGCGAACCGGGAAGGCGGCACAGCCGCCGATGTCCGCCGGATCCTTCTTGAACATCCGGGGCACTTTCCGCGCATTGAAGCGATTGCGACCGAATTGTCGATGCATCCGCGCACGCTCCGCCGCCGGCTCGATGCCGAGCAGGTAACGTATCGGGAGATCGTCGCCGAAGTGCGGCTGACGCTTGCGGTCGAGTATTTGCGCAATACGCAAATGACGAACGAAGAGATTGCGGTGAGACTCGACTATAGCGACGCGGCGAACTTCCGGCACGCGTTCGTACGCTGGACAGGCAAGAGCCCATCGGATTTTCGTGGCGGCTCGTCATAG
- a CDS encoding triacylglycerol lipase has translation MDTAVNRSRPPSQLLLALEARGIFELHAFFAAYPLLRRAPRGDGHPVLVLPGLSASDISTRPLRSYLKAQGYAAHGWKQGPNHGPRPGVEAGIDARLVELAERYQRKVSLIGWSLGGVFAREAARRAPALVRQVITLGSPFASEPKASNAWRLYEVLSERKVDDWPDREAMKLPPPVRSTAIYSRTDGIVAWQGCLEQEGDTTENIEVEGSHSGLGHNPAVLYAIADRLALSEGEWSPFDRSGLRGAIYPDPHRRDDWVSRLLAIPT, from the coding sequence ATGGACACGGCCGTAAACCGTTCAAGACCGCCGTCACAGCTTTTGCTCGCGCTCGAAGCGCGGGGGATTTTCGAGCTGCACGCGTTCTTTGCTGCCTATCCGTTGCTGCGTCGCGCACCGCGAGGCGATGGGCATCCGGTGCTCGTGCTGCCGGGTCTTTCCGCGAGCGACATTTCAACTCGACCGCTGCGATCGTATCTCAAAGCCCAGGGGTATGCAGCCCATGGCTGGAAGCAGGGCCCGAACCACGGACCTCGTCCCGGCGTGGAGGCCGGCATCGACGCGCGGCTCGTGGAGCTCGCGGAACGCTATCAGCGCAAGGTCAGCCTGATCGGGTGGAGTCTTGGGGGAGTGTTCGCGCGTGAAGCGGCGCGCCGGGCGCCGGCGCTTGTGCGCCAGGTGATTACGCTCGGCAGTCCGTTCGCCAGCGAACCAAAGGCGAGCAATGCCTGGCGCCTTTACGAAGTCTTGAGCGAGCGCAAGGTCGACGACTGGCCCGATCGCGAAGCGATGAAGCTGCCGCCCCCGGTTCGGAGTACAGCGATCTATTCGCGTACCGACGGTATCGTTGCGTGGCAAGGCTGTCTCGAACAAGAAGGCGATACGACTGAGAACATCGAGGTCGAGGGCAGCCACTCCGGGTTGGGTCACAATCCCGCGGTGCTGTACGCCATCGCGGACCGGCTGGCGCTTTCCGAGGGGGAATGGTCTCCCTTCGACAGGAGCGGTCTCCGTGGCGCGATATATCCGGATCCGCATCGTCGAGACGACTGGGTCAGCAGGTTGCTGGCTATTCCCACGTAA
- a CDS encoding phasin family protein, with the protein METENKQTIGADLGGMPWLDDLKKAMEKFQLPNVDVAALVDWQRKDMEALVEANRQAYEGIKALVERRNEILQETLAQWQSAVKDVASGDAISKQADTAKQSVERAVANFRELSEMEAQARNNAWKIVQDRMQENLGNLQKLLRPK; encoded by the coding sequence ATGGAAACCGAGAACAAGCAGACGATTGGCGCGGACCTTGGCGGAATGCCGTGGTTGGACGACCTCAAGAAGGCGATGGAGAAATTCCAGCTGCCTAATGTCGATGTCGCCGCGCTCGTCGACTGGCAACGCAAGGATATGGAGGCGCTGGTCGAAGCAAATCGCCAGGCGTACGAGGGCATCAAGGCACTCGTCGAGCGGCGTAACGAGATACTACAGGAAACCCTCGCGCAGTGGCAGTCGGCGGTGAAGGATGTCGCCAGTGGCGACGCGATCTCGAAGCAGGCCGACACGGCCAAGCAGAGCGTCGAACGGGCGGTCGCGAATTTTCGTGAACTCTCCGAGATGGAGGCGCAGGCGCGAAACAACGCCTGGAAGATCGTGCAGGACCGCATGCAGGAAAATCTGGGCAACCTCCAGAAGCTGTTGCGGCCCAAATAG
- a CDS encoding SDR family oxidoreductase produces MSLAKLQDLKGRVALVTGGSRGLGLEMAEVLGELGAKVAITARKPDELDTAAAHLKSLGIAALPVVCDMGKLATIAPMVEQVIAALGPIDILVNNAGTSWGAPTIEHSLDGWNKVIDLNVTAIFVVTQEVGRRCMVPRRSGKVINIASIQGLTGTYPDGVPTLAYNASKGAVVNMTRTLANEWAPFGINVNAIAPGYFPTKMTAQLDHGATAQMTPMRRCGGPEELKGVTALFATDAGAFITGQTLAVDGGLTAV; encoded by the coding sequence ATGAGTCTGGCCAAGTTACAGGATCTGAAGGGCAGAGTGGCGCTCGTCACCGGGGGATCGCGAGGTTTGGGCCTCGAGATGGCCGAAGTGCTTGGCGAGCTCGGCGCCAAGGTCGCCATTACGGCGCGAAAGCCCGACGAGCTCGACACCGCCGCAGCGCACCTGAAGTCGCTTGGTATCGCGGCGCTGCCCGTGGTCTGTGACATGGGGAAGCTGGCCACGATTGCGCCGATGGTCGAGCAGGTCATTGCCGCGTTGGGGCCGATCGACATCCTCGTCAACAATGCCGGCACGTCGTGGGGCGCGCCGACGATCGAGCATAGCCTGGACGGCTGGAACAAGGTGATCGACTTGAACGTGACGGCGATCTTCGTCGTCACGCAGGAAGTCGGGCGCCGCTGCATGGTGCCGCGGAGGAGCGGCAAGGTGATCAACATCGCGTCGATCCAGGGGCTGACCGGCACCTATCCCGATGGCGTGCCGACGCTGGCCTACAACGCCAGCAAGGGCGCAGTCGTTAACATGACGCGCACACTCGCCAATGAATGGGCGCCGTTCGGCATCAACGTCAACGCGATCGCGCCGGGCTATTTCCCGACCAAGATGACAGCGCAGCTCGATCATGGCGCGACCGCGCAAATGACGCCGATGAGACGCTGCGGCGGTCCGGAGGAGCTGAAGGGCGTAACGGCGCTGTTCGCTACCGACGCGGGCGCCTTCATTACCGGCCAGACATTAGCGGTCGATGGCGGTCTTACCGCCGTCTGA
- a CDS encoding long-chain fatty acid--CoA ligase — MNDMPWINSYPAGVRWDIDISPGPVQKILEDTVAKYPDRPAIDFMGKRISYRVLDDLVNRAACGLQKLGVRPGVHVGLFLPNSPHYIISFFGVLKAGGTVVNYSPLDAAKVLEHKIEDSQTDFLITLDMASLYPQMAGMLGKTRLKKLIVGSLAEMAADPDAVAAGLKASKQLSEISWDDRHVSFVQLLHNDGTYVSYPIADPTETIAVLQYTGGTTGLPKGAMLTHANLNCAARQSWSTAGGIPPVLTEGQERLLAVLPPFHIYALTVNVLFGILSGSEIIQHVRFDVREVLADITNKQVTVFCGVPTMFTALIHHPDTPNHSLRSLKFCGSGGAPLPVEVAEQFTAITGAYPSEGWGMTETSPTGTFTPGQVGAKRKIGSCGMPSPGIVIKFLSVDDPTKYVPLGERGEICIKGANVMKGYWNKPDATADVTTFDGFLRTGDVGYMDEDGFVFIVDRTKDMLLCSGYNVYPRVLEEAIYKHPSVEEVAVIGIHDEYRGQSPKAFVKLKAGAAEFTLKELQAFLGDKLGKHEMIHALEFRPELPRTAVGKISKKELYDEEDRKAKAQA; from the coding sequence ATGAACGACATGCCCTGGATCAACTCCTATCCCGCCGGCGTGCGCTGGGACATCGACATCAGCCCCGGACCGGTGCAGAAGATCCTCGAAGACACCGTTGCCAAATACCCCGATCGCCCTGCGATCGACTTCATGGGCAAGCGGATCAGCTACCGCGTGCTCGACGATCTTGTGAACCGGGCGGCGTGCGGCCTGCAGAAGCTCGGCGTGAGGCCAGGCGTCCATGTCGGCCTGTTTCTGCCGAACTCGCCGCATTACATCATCTCGTTCTTTGGTGTGCTGAAAGCCGGCGGCACAGTCGTCAACTACTCGCCGCTGGACGCCGCAAAGGTGCTCGAGCACAAGATCGAGGATAGCCAGACCGATTTCCTGATTACGCTCGACATGGCGTCGCTCTATCCGCAGATGGCGGGCATGCTCGGCAAGACGCGGTTGAAGAAGCTGATCGTCGGCAGCCTGGCTGAAATGGCGGCCGACCCCGACGCCGTCGCGGCGGGATTGAAGGCCAGCAAGCAGCTCAGCGAGATTTCGTGGGACGATCGCCATGTCAGCTTCGTCCAATTACTGCACAATGACGGCACATATGTATCCTATCCGATCGCTGATCCGACCGAGACAATTGCGGTGCTGCAGTACACCGGTGGAACCACCGGCCTGCCGAAGGGCGCAATGCTCACGCACGCCAACCTCAATTGTGCAGCCCGTCAGTCATGGTCGACGGCGGGCGGCATTCCGCCGGTGCTGACCGAAGGCCAGGAGCGCCTGCTGGCGGTGTTGCCGCCGTTCCATATCTATGCGCTCACGGTGAACGTGCTGTTCGGTATCCTCAGCGGGTCGGAAATCATCCAGCATGTGCGTTTTGATGTCAGGGAGGTGCTGGCTGATATCACGAACAAGCAGGTAACGGTCTTTTGCGGTGTTCCGACGATGTTCACCGCGCTGATCCATCATCCGGACACGCCCAACCACAGCCTGCGTTCGCTCAAATTCTGCGGCTCAGGCGGAGCGCCGTTGCCGGTCGAGGTAGCCGAGCAGTTCACCGCGATCACCGGCGCTTACCCGTCGGAGGGGTGGGGCATGACCGAAACGTCGCCGACCGGCACCTTCACGCCGGGGCAGGTAGGAGCGAAGCGAAAGATCGGCTCCTGCGGAATGCCATCGCCGGGCATCGTGATCAAGTTTCTGAGTGTCGATGACCCCACCAAATATGTCCCACTTGGTGAGCGAGGCGAAATCTGCATCAAGGGCGCCAATGTCATGAAGGGATATTGGAACAAGCCGGACGCTACGGCAGACGTTACGACGTTCGATGGCTTCCTCCGCACCGGCGACGTTGGTTACATGGACGAGGACGGCTTCGTCTTCATCGTCGACCGTACCAAGGACATGCTGCTGTGCAGCGGCTACAACGTTTACCCCCGTGTTCTCGAGGAAGCGATCTACAAGCATCCCTCGGTCGAAGAGGTTGCGGTGATCGGCATCCACGACGAGTATCGCGGCCAGTCGCCGAAGGCCTTCGTCAAATTGAAGGCCGGCGCAGCGGAGTTCACCCTCAAGGAACTGCAGGCCTTTCTCGGCGACAAGCTCGGAAAGCACGAGATGATTCACGCGCTCGAATTCCGGCCCGAACTGCCGAGGACAGCGGTCGGCAAGATCTCGAAGAAGGAGCTTTACGATGAAGAAGATCGCAAGGCCAAGGCGCAAGCCTAG